In Actinomycetota bacterium, the sequence GCGCGCCGGCGGCGCGGGGCAAGCGCGGTGAGCGGGCGGCGCACCGTCGTCGACGTGCGCGACGACGCCGAGGCGGGATGGGTCGGCGACGCCTGGGACGACCCGGAGTGGATCCCACTCGACGCGACGACGCCCGAGGCGCGCCGGGCCAGGGTGCTGCCGAAGGTCGTGCTCGGGCTCGCCCTGGTGCTGGCCGCGGCTGCCGTCGCTGCCGGAGTGCTCGGTTGGTGGTACGTGCACCAGGTGAACCCCGACGGCGACCCGCTGCCGGCGGAGACGTTCACGGTCCACGAGCTGGACGATCTGCAGACGACGAGCGAGCGCCTGCAGGAAGAGGGCTTCATCCAGAACGCGCGCGTGTTCCGCTGGTACGTCGAACGCCACGGTGGTCTGGAGATCGTGGCCGGGTTCTACACGGTGCGCCCGCTCGACCACATGGGCAACATCTTGAGCGTGCTGCGCACCCCGCCCAACGAGACCTACGTGAAGGTGACCTTCCCGGAGGGATACACCGTCGCGCGCATCGGCGAGCGGCTGGGTGAGGAGGTGCCCGGCATCGACGCCGAGCGGTTCGTGGCCAGGGCGACGAGCGCTTACGTCGACTCGCTGTACCTGCCCGACGGCATCGAGAGCCTCGAGGGTCTG encodes:
- the mltG gene encoding endolytic transglycosylase MltG gives rise to the protein MSGRRTVVDVRDDAEAGWVGDAWDDPEWIPLDATTPEARRARVLPKVVLGLALVLAAAAVAAGVLGWWYVHQVNPDGDPLPAETFTVHELDDLQTTSERLQEEGFIQNARVFRWYVERHGGLEIVAGFYTVRPLDHMGNILSVLRTPPNETYVKVTFPEGYTVARIGERLGEEVPGIDAERFVARATSAYVDSLYLPDGIESLEGLLFPDTYYVAGTETETQVTRRMVALMERVGRQEGLDDSARLVGLTPYQTLIVASMIEREAKVPEDRPKIARVILNRLFLGMPLQIDATLLYGQDPEAPFDELVALDTPFNTYLHTGLPPTPIANPGRASIAAALNPAPNPRGDDELCTDLAADTPCFYLYYVLIDEDGHHAFAATLAQHEANIAKAREAGVL